In Daphnia magna isolate NIES linkage group LG5, ASM2063170v1.1, whole genome shotgun sequence, a single genomic region encodes these proteins:
- the LOC123472650 gene encoding LOW QUALITY PROTEIN: 97 kDa heat shock protein-like (The sequence of the model RefSeq protein was modified relative to this genomic sequence to represent the inferred CDS: inserted 1 base in 1 codon) — RIIADLQVLRLLNEPSAAAVAYGLYRTSTDLPNAEQPXHVAFVDFGSSALQVAISAFHKGKVKMLACTFDPALGGRSIDIAIAHQLAQGFNKPGSDVTKNKRSWIRLLAEVDKLKRQMSANVSALPINVECLIDERDFSAKMKRSDMEELCAPLFERVEKTLRRCLAESGLKQEDISEIELIGGSTRIPAVKLLIEQGFGKPPSTTLNQDECVARGAAIMAAMLSPSFKVREFSLTDLQPYAINLNWSGEDVEHGEMEVFPKFHSVPFSKILTFFRKSPFVFAASLNRFKKAYTAYNSGVAAYDHWTPEEAKKLELAIAEKVSWLDANISRVKATLKTKDLPIKAAAFHSEHQAFESSMNPVLNKPKPQPPAPPAEAAQSGKPEDAANGSTIVLPELIRGPQSRLHHAKLIGRASPTYIGWALRIENYC; from the exons CGGATCATCGCCGATCTTcag GTTTTGCGTTTGTTGAATGAGCCTAGCGCTGCTGCAGTAGCATATGGTCTTTATCGCACTTCCACTGACCTGCCAAATGCCGAACAGC GTCATGTCGCTTTCGTTGATTTTGGTTCTTCGGCTTTGCAGGTTGCTATTTCAGCATTCCACAAAGGCAAAGTGAAG ATGTTGGCCTGCACCTTCGATCCTGCCTTGGGAGGTCGCTCTATCGATATTGCCATCGCTCATCAATTGGCACAAGGATTTAACAAGCCAGGAAGCGATGTGACCAAAAACAAGCGTTCCTGGATTCGTCTCTTAGCTGAG GTTGATAAATTGAAACGTCAAATGTCTGCGAACGTCTCTGCCCTTCCTATTAACGTCGAATGCCTGATCGATGAAAGAGATTTCTCTGCAAAGATGAAAAG ATCCGACATGGAAGAGCTTTGCGCCCCTCTCTTCGAACGAGTTGAAAAAACATTGCGACGATGTCTTGCCGAATCGGGACTGAAACAGGAAGATATTTCTGAGATTGAACTTATTGGTGGCTCGACTCGTATCCCAGCTGTCAAATTACTAATCGAGCAGGGCTTTGGCAAACCACCCTCCACAACTCTGAATCAGGACGAATGCGTTGCCCGTGGCGCTGCTATTATGGCTGCCATGCTGTCTCCCAGTTTCAAGGTCCGTGAATTCTCTCTTACCGATCTTCAGCCCTATGCAATCAACTTGAATTGGAGCGGCGAAGACGTTGAGCACGG agAGATGGAAGTATTCCCCAAGTTTCACAGCGTTCCTTTCTCCAAGATTCTAACATTCTTCCGAAAGAGTCCTTTTGTGTTTGCTGCTTCGTTGAATCGTTTCAAGAAAGCGTACACTGCTTACAATAGCGGTGTTGCAGCCTACGATCACTGGACGCCCGAAGAAGCAAAGAAGTTGGAACTAGCAATTGCTGAAAAAGTTTCTTGGTTGGATGCCAACATCAGCCGTGTGAAGGCAACTCTTAAGACTAAGGACTTGCCTATTAAAGCCGCTGCCTTCCATAGCGAACACCAG GCTTTTGAAAGCAGCATGAATCCAGTTTTGAACAAACCCAAACCACAGCCTCCTGCCCCACCGGCTGAAGCTGCACAGTCGGGCAAGCCAGAGGATGCTGCCAACGGCTCAACAATAGTGCTCCCAGAATTGATCCGCGGACCGCAGTCCCGACTCCATCATGCGAAATTAATTGGCCGTGCATCACCAACTTATATCGGATGGGCGCTCCGTATTGAAAACTATTGCTAA
- the LOC116923949 gene encoding cingulin-like: MPFFTVLPCFFHQWRTISPRDAESSVSESAPVVVTSAAFGMEDQSEDLIDLSAGNQELECVVEQVPKPERDCGIRKECNEGALKVQLADLMKEKAMAVSANKELAEIIDGMKLEAMEASTAREELARQNLELQNELLRKECDLQTIEQEMKEVIFSKHHSSNKVGLMQKEIRNLKINQNNYKERNSCLEKELADKESQRQLEQADQHAQMEHAMAHHARQLNDIESENKVFVQRMVKQHQLDMDEQRVQYESATAELRKRLENEHQARLHSALEKAGAQYAANYSKACQEIQMQMRIQRNTANSHRMKAEQLATNLSECEGKLLEMATANRRLEEELHKQKETSNAYFKELNAKHDTIGRMRAFHAKLLENRNERIEELQQRVKELEEGPDKDVVGPDYYKLLEVERNAGTSEIKSAYYAKSRIHHPDKHRDSPDQKKHEAIFKTIKYVYEVLSNSYTRQKYNKWLDMTSVRLAHQEKYC, encoded by the coding sequence ATGCCTTTTTTCACCGTCTTACCCTGTTTCTTTCATCAATGGCGAACCATTTCCCCAAGAGATGCTGAAAGTTCTGTCTCCGAATCTGCCCCTGTGGTGGTTACTAGTGCAGCGTTTGGCATGGAAGATCAATCTGAAGACCTGATTGATCTATCTGCTGGCAACCAAGAGTTGGAATGTGTTGTCGAACAAGTGCCGAAGCCGGAACGTGATTGCGGAATCCGAAAGGAGTGCAACGAAGGTGCGCTGAAGGTTCAGCTTGCTGACCTGATGAAAGAGAAGGCGATGGCTGTTTCGGCTAACAAAGAACTGGCAGAAATCATCGACGGCATGAAGCTGGAAGCCATGGAGGCCAGCACTGCGCGTGAAGAGCTCGCCAGGCAAAACCTCGAGCTACAAAACGAGTTACTGAGGAAGGAATGTGATCTGCAGACGATTGaacaagaaatgaaagaagTGATCTTTTCTAAGCATCACTCTTCAAACAAGGTCGGTCTAATGCAGAAAGAAATCCGAAACCTCAAGATCAATCAAAATAACTACAAAGAACGTAACTCTTGCCTGGAAAAGGAACTGGCCGACAAGGAGAGTCAACGCCAACTTGAACAGGCCGATCAACACGCCCAGATGGAGCATGCGATGGCGCACCATGCCAGACAGCTGAATGACATTGAGTCGGAGAACAAGGTGTTCGTGCAACGGATGGTTAAACAACACCAGCTCGACATGGACGAACAACGTGTCCAGTACGAATCCGCAACGGCTGAGTTGCGCAAAAGACTTGAGAACGAACACCAAGCTCGTCTTCATTCGGCATTAGAGAAGGCGGGGGCCCAATACGCGGCTAACTATTCCAAGGCCTGTCAGGAGATTCAAATGCAAATGCGAATCCAGCGTAACACTGCCAATTCGCATCGCATGAAGGCTGAACAACTAGCCACAAATCTCAGCGAGTGTGAGGGCAAACTTTTGGAGATGGCGACAGCAAATCGCCGTCTGGAAGAGGAGCTGCATAAACAAAAGGAGACCTCAAATGCTTATTTCAAAGAACTTAACGCCAAACATGATACTATTGGCCGAATGCGCGCCTTTCACGCAAAATTGCTCGAAAACCGTAATGAGCGTATTGAGGAATTGCAACAAAGAGTCAAAGAATTGGAGGAAGGCCCTGACAAGGACGTAGTCGGACCTGATTACTACAAACTCTTGGAAGTCGAACGCAACGCTGGAACGAGCGAGATTAAGTCGGCATATTATGCAAAATCGCGGATCCACCATCCCGACAAGCATCGAGACTCGCCCGACCAGAAAAAGCACGAGgccatttttaaaactattaaataTGTCTATGAAGTCTTATCTAATAGCTATACACGccaaaaatacaacaaatggCTCGACATGACATCAGTCCGATTGGCGCACCAAGAGAAATATTGTTAG